In Leptospira harrisiae, a genomic segment contains:
- a CDS encoding alpha-hydroxy-acid oxidizing protein, protein MKSVEGKTILIIGGGLLQVPIIQTAKTMRLHTVVADMNPSSIGFQIADEAILMSTKDVEGMVRESKKFAQNSPIHGVITAGTDASMTVAAVASALQLPGIRFVDAEAASNKVKMRQRLKEFGMPIPRFAPVWSLLDAKEALDSLTFPLVMKPADNMGARGVIKVNHKDDLPTAFRHAKRFCPTGELILEEYMEGPELSVDALAFHGQIRMTGIADRIIEREPYFIEVGHNMPSAMPKEILEEVERVMAGGMRALGIHLGAGKGDIKVTKEGVKIGEIAARLSGGFMSAFTYPLSTGVNLNRAALLISLGETPDNLDPVLSRVSIERSLLSKPGKLISIGGVEEIKKIDGVSEVFIQSKPGDIIKEPTNNIDKSGHVIIVANNLKDADLVFEKVKKTIRFEVDEQFSVTEKEINDQARIRFGKDICWVCKQCDGSNCASGIPGMGGVGRMETFHDNSLALSEYSILPGYIRDHIVPEIQTQFLGYDLKTPIMAAPMTGVGTNMNFVMTDADYASMVVRSFVQNGSLAWLGDGASPEKYKVMLEALKKSSGKGILICKPREDESMLVDRFMQAEADGVFALGMDIDAVNFKTMVQKNLSSITRPLERLIKLKEKTKLPFILKGIMSPDDAKLAVDGGFSAIVVSNHGGRVLDGMPGTARVLPKIAEVVKGKIPILVDGGIRSGMDVFKMIALGADSVLLGRPVAISLVGGEDAGIRFLLQKYSEELKQSMSVTGTKTLVDIKRTMLLHKLHG, encoded by the coding sequence TTGAAATCGGTAGAAGGCAAAACCATTCTGATCATTGGTGGGGGATTGTTACAAGTTCCCATCATCCAAACGGCTAAAACGATGCGACTCCATACTGTTGTTGCAGATATGAATCCTTCTTCCATTGGATTTCAAATTGCTGACGAAGCCATTCTAATGTCCACAAAGGATGTGGAGGGAATGGTTAGGGAATCTAAAAAATTTGCACAAAATTCACCGATCCATGGTGTGATCACAGCAGGGACAGATGCTAGTATGACGGTGGCTGCAGTGGCTTCTGCCTTACAACTTCCTGGGATTCGCTTTGTGGATGCGGAGGCTGCATCTAATAAGGTAAAGATGCGCCAAAGGTTAAAAGAATTTGGAATGCCAATTCCTCGTTTTGCACCCGTTTGGTCGTTATTAGATGCCAAAGAGGCTCTTGATTCATTGACATTCCCTTTGGTGATGAAACCCGCTGACAATATGGGAGCGAGGGGAGTCATCAAAGTAAATCACAAAGATGATCTGCCAACTGCATTTCGACATGCCAAAAGATTTTGTCCAACAGGTGAATTGATTTTAGAAGAATATATGGAAGGGCCTGAACTTTCCGTAGATGCCTTGGCCTTTCATGGCCAAATTAGAATGACAGGCATTGCAGACCGAATTATCGAACGTGAACCTTATTTTATTGAAGTAGGGCATAACATGCCTTCAGCGATGCCAAAAGAAATTTTGGAAGAAGTGGAACGAGTGATGGCAGGGGGAATGCGGGCACTTGGAATCCATCTTGGTGCGGGGAAGGGTGACATTAAAGTTACAAAAGAGGGAGTAAAAATAGGGGAAATTGCTGCCAGACTTTCTGGTGGTTTTATGTCTGCGTTTACCTATCCTTTGTCCACAGGTGTAAATTTAAACCGAGCTGCACTTCTCATATCTCTTGGTGAAACTCCAGATAATTTAGATCCTGTCCTCAGTCGTGTGTCCATTGAACGTTCGTTACTCTCCAAACCTGGAAAACTTATTTCGATTGGTGGTGTTGAGGAAATTAAAAAAATAGATGGAGTATCTGAAGTATTTATCCAATCCAAACCAGGTGATATCATTAAGGAACCTACAAATAATATTGATAAGTCGGGCCACGTCATCATTGTGGCAAACAATCTAAAAGATGCAGATCTTGTTTTTGAAAAAGTAAAAAAGACAATTCGATTTGAAGTCGATGAACAATTTTCTGTCACTGAAAAGGAAATTAATGACCAAGCAAGAATTCGATTTGGAAAAGATATTTGTTGGGTTTGTAAACAATGTGACGGAAGTAATTGTGCCTCAGGAATTCCAGGAATGGGTGGTGTCGGTAGAATGGAAACGTTCCATGACAACAGTCTTGCCCTTTCTGAATATTCCATACTGCCAGGTTATATTAGAGATCATATAGTTCCGGAAATCCAAACTCAGTTTTTAGGTTATGATTTAAAAACGCCAATAATGGCTGCTCCTATGACAGGAGTGGGAACCAATATGAACTTTGTAATGACAGATGCGGATTACGCCAGTATGGTTGTACGTTCCTTTGTTCAAAATGGAAGCCTTGCCTGGCTTGGTGACGGAGCTTCTCCCGAAAAATATAAAGTTATGTTGGAGGCTTTGAAAAAGTCCTCAGGAAAAGGAATTTTGATCTGCAAACCAAGAGAAGATGAATCGATGTTAGTTGATCGTTTTATGCAGGCAGAAGCGGACGGAGTGTTCGCTTTGGGAATGGACATTGATGCAGTGAATTTCAAAACCATGGTCCAAAAGAATTTATCCAGTATCACAAGGCCTTTGGAACGTTTGATCAAATTAAAAGAAAAAACAAAATTGCCATTTATCTTAAAAGGCATTATGAGTCCAGACGATGCAAAACTTGCAGTGGATGGTGGGTTTTCGGCAATTGTGGTTTCGAATCACGGAGGGAGAGTTCTCGATGGAATGCCTGGAACCGCACGTGTCCTCCCTAAAATTGCGGAAGTGGTAAAAGGAAAAATACCCATACTTGTGGATGGAGGCATTCGGTCGGGAATGGATGTTTTTAAAATGATCGCATTAGGTGCAGATTCTGTCCTCCTTGGAAGGCCAGTTGCGATTTCGCTTGTGGGTGGAGAGGATGCAGGAATTCGTTTTCTTTTACAAAAATATTCTGAAGAACTAAAACAATCAATGAGTGTTACTGGGACCAAAACTTTAGTGGACATCAAGCGAACGATGTTGCTTCATAAACTTCACGGTTGA
- the nadE gene encoding NAD(+) synthase, which yields MPKIKIAAVTLNTTPLDFIGNYESIIKAMESPESRDADCILFPELCISGYGCEDAFYKPYVWTRAEEIVKELKTISKNQIILVGLPVFFGSFLYNCMAVLFGGKVVALVPKLNLANTGVHYERRWFHSESDFLNSSISFAGDKVPFGHFIFQTKYWNFGVEICEDSWSVQKPSSDYSLQGMDVLFSPGASHFAFGKQKIRRQIFTEASRNQCNLQVFTNLTGNESGRIIFEGGAIFASTGTLVKEGPRLSFSPFQVTSYDFNPMDLRATKARSFREPKPNTNRRVVPTILLDGVSIEKDKMTHGFSLLDKRIEVTHEEDLNSFHFTVYEEFTKAVCLGLYDYLRKSKTKGYTLSLSGGADSATCALLVNAMKEITKRENGDVALSSLGIKEENLLVTIYQKTENNSNLTEEIAKTLSEELGCRFYSIPIDAAVSTSVQLIESVLGKTLNWKEHDLPLQNIQARVRSPLVWLLANLEGHLLLSTGNRSEAAVGYTTMDGDSSGSLAPLAGVSKEFLLDWLDDIQNGNNRFISPKESIRILRNTKPTAELKPLSEHQEDEKDLMPYPILQSIEKKLVSLGMRDEDCLEMVKQEFPWEPAETISGYIKKFKKLFMTSQWKRERLPPSFHLDEYGLDPKSSYRYPILSGET from the coding sequence ATGCCCAAAATTAAAATTGCTGCTGTTACACTCAATACGACTCCTCTCGATTTTATTGGAAATTACGAATCCATCATCAAGGCAATGGAAAGTCCAGAATCTAGGGATGCTGACTGTATTCTTTTTCCCGAGCTTTGTATTTCAGGATACGGATGCGAAGATGCCTTTTACAAACCTTATGTTTGGACTAGGGCAGAAGAAATTGTAAAAGAACTAAAAACAATTTCCAAAAACCAAATCATCTTAGTCGGCCTCCCTGTTTTTTTTGGGTCCTTTTTGTACAACTGTATGGCAGTGCTTTTCGGTGGTAAGGTCGTAGCACTTGTTCCCAAACTCAATTTAGCAAATACTGGCGTACACTATGAACGGCGTTGGTTTCATTCCGAATCGGATTTTTTAAATTCATCCATTTCTTTTGCTGGGGACAAAGTTCCTTTTGGACATTTCATTTTCCAAACTAAGTATTGGAATTTTGGAGTGGAGATTTGCGAAGACAGTTGGTCTGTCCAAAAACCATCATCAGATTATTCTTTACAAGGAATGGATGTTTTGTTTTCACCGGGAGCATCTCATTTTGCTTTTGGAAAACAGAAAATACGAAGACAAATTTTTACAGAAGCTAGCCGAAACCAATGTAACCTCCAAGTGTTCACAAACCTGACAGGAAATGAATCGGGGCGAATCATATTTGAAGGAGGAGCCATTTTTGCTTCAACAGGAACCCTTGTCAAAGAAGGACCAAGGCTTTCATTCTCCCCTTTTCAAGTGACTTCTTATGATTTTAATCCAATGGATCTTCGTGCGACAAAAGCAAGGTCCTTTCGAGAACCAAAACCTAACACAAATCGGAGAGTAGTCCCCACCATCCTTCTAGATGGAGTTTCCATTGAAAAAGACAAAATGACTCATGGATTTTCTCTTTTAGACAAAAGAATAGAAGTTACACATGAGGAAGATTTGAATTCATTTCATTTTACAGTTTATGAAGAATTTACAAAAGCCGTTTGTTTAGGCCTTTATGATTATTTGAGAAAATCAAAGACAAAGGGATATACTCTTTCCCTTTCCGGTGGAGCAGATAGTGCCACTTGTGCTCTTCTTGTAAATGCAATGAAGGAGATCACCAAACGAGAAAATGGTGATGTTGCCCTTTCTTCTTTAGGAATCAAAGAAGAAAACCTTCTCGTGACAATTTACCAAAAAACAGAAAATAATTCTAATCTCACAGAGGAAATTGCTAAAACTTTAAGTGAGGAACTTGGTTGTCGTTTTTATTCCATCCCAATCGATGCTGCTGTTTCCACTTCTGTCCAATTGATTGAATCCGTTCTCGGAAAAACATTGAATTGGAAAGAACACGACCTACCATTACAAAATATCCAAGCACGAGTTCGTTCCCCTCTCGTTTGGTTATTAGCCAACCTAGAAGGACATTTACTTTTATCGACCGGAAATAGAAGTGAAGCCGCTGTTGGTTATACAACGATGGATGGAGATTCTTCTGGTTCACTCGCACCACTTGCAGGCGTTAGCAAAGAATTCTTACTCGATTGGCTTGATGATATACAAAATGGAAACAACCGTTTTATATCACCCAAAGAATCCATTCGAATTTTACGAAACACTAAACCAACTGCCGAACTAAAACCTTTATCGGAACACCAAGAAGATGAAAAAGACTTAATGCCCTATCCCATTTTACAATCGATAGAAAAGAAATTGGTGAGCCTGGGAATGCGGGATGAGGATTGTTTGGAAATGGTAAAACAAGAATTCCCTTGGGAACCAGCCGAAACAATTTCGGGATACATCAAAAAATTTAAAAAATTATTTATGACTTCACAATGGAAACGAGAGAGGCTTCCTCCCTCATTCCATTTGGATGAGTATGGTTTGGATCCAAAATCCAGTTACCGTTATCCCATCCTATCAGGTGAAACTTAA
- a CDS encoding YggS family pyridoxal phosphate-dependent enzyme: protein MSDYGSSYRSIQTSLKDLFPNKSPILIAVSKTKPYEVIKEAYLQGIREFGENYLPEAISKFTKLREEFPEAVTSVNLHHIGPVQSGTLRKLFGIFSYTHGVGSISSLKELLKRAEKEKKQIRYFLQTNLTGEDTKHGLSFETLRSMKDTMIGYQNEFCHWEGFMGMGPSSGDLRETREVFSLLAELRNTYFPDKKLSMGMSGDYEIACELGSDYLRVGSKIFGERDYAKETI, encoded by the coding sequence GTGTCCGATTACGGTTCTTCCTACCGCTCCATACAAACATCTCTAAAAGATTTGTTTCCCAACAAATCACCCATCCTCATTGCTGTTTCCAAAACCAAACCATATGAAGTAATAAAAGAAGCTTATTTACAAGGGATTCGGGAATTTGGTGAAAATTACCTTCCTGAGGCTATTTCAAAATTCACGAAACTAAGAGAAGAGTTTCCCGAAGCAGTCACATCGGTGAACTTACATCATATTGGTCCTGTCCAATCTGGGACCTTACGAAAGTTATTTGGTATTTTTTCTTATACGCATGGAGTAGGGAGTATCTCCTCCTTAAAGGAACTTTTGAAACGTGCCGAAAAGGAAAAAAAACAGATACGGTATTTTTTGCAAACCAACCTAACTGGAGAAGATACCAAACATGGACTTAGTTTTGAAACTTTACGTTCGATGAAAGATACAATGATCGGTTACCAAAATGAATTTTGCCATTGGGAAGGTTTTATGGGAATGGGGCCATCCAGCGGAGATTTGCGAGAAACTAGGGAAGTGTTTTCATTACTTGCTGAATTAAGAAATACATATTTTCCAGATAAAAAATTGTCCATGGGAATGAGCGGGGATTATGAAATCGCCTGCGAATTAGGATCCGACTATTTAAGAGTTGGGTCCAAAATTTTTGGAGAGAGGGACTATGCAAAAGAAACCATTTGA
- a CDS encoding 3-deoxy-D-manno-octulosonic acid transferase codes for MVYFFYNILVFKIDWILKFLSIFIKQIRDELQKRKRSLTQSYSKTAEGKFVVWLHAASVGELDQAKALAETIRKKNKNVFIIQSVFSSSVKESAFSDPLADVYFYLPLDRANAYDQIFSHFQPKILFVMAWDTWPNLLKKAYQMGTKSYLCCASLSSQSSRKNPLIRSLTKTSFQYLTGIYPSHELMAKEFEGLVSKNTDFCVLGDTRFESVLNKLETKSPNPVFTNFISEQKDFLSKNKPIILGSTYEICEEHFTAYLKVHSDEAFYWIFPHKWEETRMKDFISNLERYGSVGVFSNRNPNDPLPKFLLFDLMGILAFAYQYGSIAYVGGAWLHRVHNTIEPAALGLPVITGPKINNAPEAIVMRELGGLFKTETESEFINKIHLLTKDKTLREKMGKGNRNFVVENRGASDKIYNRVFSHAQN; via the coding sequence ATGGTATATTTTTTTTACAACATCCTTGTTTTCAAAATAGATTGGATTCTGAAATTTTTATCTATATTTATTAAACAGATAAGAGATGAATTACAAAAAAGAAAACGTTCCTTAACCCAAAGTTATTCCAAAACAGCGGAGGGAAAATTTGTAGTTTGGCTTCATGCAGCCAGTGTGGGGGAACTCGACCAAGCCAAAGCCCTCGCAGAAACCATCCGCAAAAAAAATAAAAATGTTTTTATCATCCAATCAGTTTTTTCCTCTTCGGTAAAAGAATCAGCATTTTCGGATCCACTGGCGGATGTATATTTTTATCTTCCTCTTGATAGAGCCAATGCTTATGATCAAATTTTTTCGCACTTCCAACCCAAAATTCTCTTTGTGATGGCTTGGGACACTTGGCCCAATTTACTAAAAAAAGCTTATCAAATGGGAACAAAGTCTTATCTTTGTTGTGCCAGTTTGTCTTCTCAGTCCTCAAGAAAAAATCCACTCATTCGTTCTCTTACAAAAACCTCTTTCCAATACCTAACGGGGATTTATCCAAGCCATGAATTGATGGCAAAAGAATTTGAAGGTCTTGTATCAAAAAATACAGACTTTTGTGTGTTAGGAGATACTAGATTTGAATCTGTTTTGAACAAACTAGAAACCAAATCTCCAAATCCTGTTTTTACAAATTTCATTTCTGAACAAAAAGATTTTTTATCCAAAAACAAACCAATCATTCTTGGTTCTACCTACGAAATCTGTGAAGAACATTTTACGGCTTATTTAAAAGTTCATTCGGATGAGGCTTTTTATTGGATTTTTCCACATAAATGGGAAGAAACTCGGATGAAGGATTTTATTTCGAATTTGGAAAGATATGGATCAGTGGGAGTGTTTTCGAATCGAAATCCAAACGATCCTTTGCCTAAATTCCTTCTTTTTGATCTTATGGGAATTTTGGCATTTGCCTACCAATATGGAAGTATTGCTTATGTAGGTGGTGCCTGGTTACACAGAGTTCATAATACCATCGAACCGGCTGCGCTTGGACTCCCCGTTATCACTGGACCAAAAATCAACAATGCACCAGAAGCAATCGTAATGCGAGAGTTAGGTGGACTTTTCAAAACAGAGACTGAATCTGAATTTATAAACAAAATCCATCTTTTAACGAAAGACAAAACATTAAGGGAAAAGATGGGAAAAGGAAATCGAAACTTTGTTGTAGAAAACAGAGGTGCGTCGGATAAGATTTATAACCGAGTTTTCTCCCATGCCCAAAATTAA
- a CDS encoding LIC_20245 family lipoprotein — protein MGIQKKLLFVSIALIGLFFLILLVMGGEDDEEARRKKERSSQALALFGGGSNNPKGTNRLGVRGEDAGSIFDSDYYNAGGMRYEEDNNVAGSEAGEVPINPQTGKPYPPEAMQAFEELREQFPDNDLIPKRTTAEEKKKAAEFNQKLSRATNSVFGGNANSTDVALYYNHVRKQGKDRLEIINYLIESQGGDDPEMDKKFQEILKNIQYQNEQVEKEAAGAFEKAGLPPPS, from the coding sequence ATGGGAATCCAAAAAAAATTACTCTTTGTCTCTATCGCACTGATTGGGCTTTTTTTTCTCATCTTACTCGTTATGGGTGGTGAGGATGATGAAGAAGCTCGTCGTAAAAAAGAAAGAAGTTCTCAGGCCCTAGCCCTTTTTGGGGGTGGAAGTAACAACCCCAAAGGGACCAATCGATTGGGGGTACGTGGGGAAGATGCAGGTTCCATCTTTGACTCTGATTACTACAATGCTGGTGGGATGCGTTATGAGGAAGATAACAATGTAGCAGGCTCAGAGGCTGGTGAGGTTCCCATCAATCCACAAACTGGAAAACCTTATCCGCCGGAAGCAATGCAGGCATTTGAGGAACTTCGAGAACAATTTCCAGATAACGATTTGATTCCAAAACGGACAACTGCCGAAGAGAAAAAAAAGGCGGCTGAATTTAATCAAAAATTATCACGGGCCACAAACTCTGTGTTTGGCGGAAATGCAAACTCAACAGATGTTGCATTGTATTATAACCATGTGCGAAAACAAGGTAAAGATAGATTGGAAATTATCAACTACTTGATTGAATCCCAAGGCGGTGACGATCCGGAGATGGACAAAAAATTCCAAGAGATCTTAAAAAATATCCAATACCAAAATGAACAAGTGGAAAAGGAAGCAGCAGGAGCCTTCGAGAAGGCGGGACTTCCTCCTCCTAGTTAA
- a CDS encoding sensor domain-containing diguanylate cyclase: protein MSFKENTDIVFEHYEKKIYDQKQLLEISRALNSTLDYKYLIDAILNICLAQLQTLHAAMYLEPEIDLGLFKLEPQSIKGFELNTEEQNYEVKIDSPLIHYFEEKPKAITMDQILQIDSLKSIPDITYLRKMGAEILVPLNAKGKVNGLLVLGDKMTSEEFLEDEKEFMTTLANLAGIAVDNARLYELATVDMMTGLKIHHYFQTKLKEEMERCRKKGTKLCLLFTDVDHFKSFNDTYGHQAGDVVLIEVAKQLINAGQRHHIPARYGGEEFCLVMPGASEEEAMAKGEEIRKAVESMVVKNPNDGSDLKVTLSVGVSSFRPTDRNNKDLIERADKALYQAKHSGRNRTICYKD, encoded by the coding sequence TTGTCTTTTAAAGAAAACACTGATATCGTTTTTGAGCATTACGAAAAAAAAATCTACGACCAAAAACAGCTACTGGAGATCTCCCGTGCCCTGAATTCCACGTTAGACTATAAATATTTAATTGATGCAATTCTTAACATCTGTTTGGCGCAATTACAGACCCTTCATGCGGCAATGTATTTAGAGCCAGAAATTGATTTAGGATTATTTAAATTAGAACCACAGTCCATCAAGGGATTTGAGTTAAATACAGAAGAACAAAACTACGAAGTAAAAATCGATAGTCCGCTCATTCATTATTTTGAAGAAAAACCCAAAGCCATCACTATGGATCAAATTCTACAAATAGATTCATTAAAGTCTATTCCTGATATCACTTACCTGCGTAAGATGGGAGCAGAGATTCTTGTCCCACTGAACGCAAAAGGCAAGGTCAATGGGCTTCTTGTACTTGGGGACAAGATGACTTCCGAAGAGTTTTTGGAAGATGAAAAAGAATTTATGACTACCCTTGCCAATCTTGCGGGGATTGCTGTGGACAACGCTCGGCTTTATGAACTAGCCACAGTGGACATGATGACTGGATTAAAAATCCACCATTACTTTCAAACAAAACTCAAAGAAGAAATGGAACGTTGTCGTAAAAAAGGAACCAAACTTTGTTTGCTTTTTACTGACGTGGATCATTTCAAAAGTTTTAATGATACTTACGGACACCAAGCAGGGGATGTGGTTCTCATTGAGGTTGCCAAACAATTGATCAATGCGGGCCAAAGACACCATATACCTGCCCGGTATGGTGGAGAAGAGTTTTGCCTTGTGATGCCAGGAGCATCAGAAGAAGAAGCGATGGCAAAGGGAGAAGAAATCCGCAAAGCAGTTGAGTCCATGGTAGTCAAAAATCCAAACGATGGATCTGACCTCAAGGTGACTTTATCTGTAGGGGTTTCTAGTTTCCGGCCCACTGATAGAAACAATAAAGATTTGATCGAAAGGGCTGATAAAGCCTTGTACCAGGCAAAACATTCTGGTAGAAACCGCACAATTTGTTATAAAGATTAG
- a CDS encoding flagellar filament outer layer protein FlaA: MKFTKKITICLGFLLMISGLLSLPRPHDPDETGRVQILKSALEIDTSYLLFLVEDFEGERPWDFYRVDSFLTVTQFAASIPKSEAFLQETAILKESGYPNLQNQTSFLVQSYVENPRLDHWEIRPKEPISIPLGMPIQGILWVYSEGHHINLSMGLSQKKSKDLYFDLGTLNFVGWRRLEFKINLPKENTRLIQSMSFPISFASFRLKSLASQKKGEFHLYFDNLSFVIDKRTFIYPGSEVNDTWGNKR, translated from the coding sequence ATGAAATTTACAAAAAAAATCACAATCTGTTTGGGTTTCCTACTCATGATTTCTGGTCTTTTGTCTCTTCCGAGGCCCCATGATCCAGATGAAACCGGCAGAGTTCAAATTTTAAAATCCGCTCTCGAAATCGATACTAGTTACCTACTCTTTCTTGTGGAAGATTTCGAAGGAGAAAGGCCATGGGATTTTTACCGGGTGGATTCCTTTTTGACAGTCACTCAGTTTGCAGCTTCCATTCCCAAATCAGAGGCATTTTTACAAGAGACGGCCATCCTCAAAGAATCAGGATACCCCAACCTCCAAAACCAAACAAGTTTTCTTGTCCAAAGTTATGTAGAAAATCCAAGACTCGACCACTGGGAGATTCGACCCAAAGAACCAATTTCGATTCCACTTGGGATGCCCATCCAAGGAATCCTTTGGGTGTATTCAGAAGGCCATCACATCAATCTCAGTATGGGACTTTCGCAAAAGAAATCCAAGGATTTGTATTTTGATTTAGGGACTTTAAATTTTGTAGGTTGGCGTCGGTTGGAATTTAAAATCAACCTTCCCAAAGAAAACACAAGGCTCATCCAGTCCATGTCCTTCCCGATTTCCTTTGCTTCCTTTCGGTTAAAAAGTTTGGCTTCACAAAAGAAAGGAGAGTTTCATTTATACTTTGACAATTTGAGTTTTGTCATTGATAAAAGAACTTTCATCTACCCTGGTTCGGAAGTAAACGACACTTGGGGTAACAAACGCTAA
- the mnmA gene encoding tRNA 2-thiouridine(34) synthase MnmA, whose product MKEKEKIIVAMSGGVDSAVAAGLLMEAGYDVIGINLRTWEYEAPACDTTKKSCCSPEDIRDARDVGLSLNIPFYVIKMEKVFGERVIDRFINDYKDGRTPNPCVECNTFVKFGALFEQAKILGIDKIATGHYARVIEVDGRYAIRNAVDMKKNQTYYLYGLSQENIKNTVFPLGEMDKGQVREIAKRMGLPVAEKPESQEICFIPENDYRSFLKKKGMEFTPGFFKLASGQIIGKHQGKEGFTIGQRKGLGIAWKNPLYVLSIEDDGTVVLGEEEETVSESFILEEITYQALTPMEVGESKDMKVQIRYRSAPVHCKVTSLGNTWKVDFLEDVKSVTPGQSATFYPTNGDYLFAGGIIQKGSITRKVKTNFVLEAESVTI is encoded by the coding sequence GTGAAAGAAAAAGAAAAAATCATAGTGGCGATGAGTGGTGGGGTAGATAGCGCTGTGGCCGCAGGGCTTCTCATGGAAGCAGGTTACGATGTGATCGGGATAAATCTACGCACTTGGGAATATGAAGCCCCGGCTTGTGATACCACTAAAAAATCCTGTTGTTCTCCGGAAGACATTCGTGATGCCCGCGATGTAGGTCTTTCTTTAAACATTCCCTTTTATGTAATTAAGATGGAAAAGGTGTTTGGGGAACGAGTGATTGATCGTTTTATTAATGATTATAAAGATGGAAGAACTCCAAATCCATGTGTAGAGTGTAACACCTTCGTGAAGTTTGGTGCTCTTTTTGAACAAGCCAAAATATTGGGAATAGATAAAATTGCGACTGGTCATTATGCCCGTGTCATCGAAGTTGATGGACGGTATGCCATCCGGAATGCCGTTGACATGAAAAAAAACCAAACGTACTATTTGTACGGTTTGTCCCAAGAAAATATTAAAAATACAGTTTTCCCACTTGGAGAAATGGATAAAGGTCAGGTGCGTGAAATTGCAAAACGAATGGGACTGCCTGTTGCTGAAAAACCAGAATCACAAGAGATTTGTTTTATTCCAGAAAATGATTACAGATCTTTCTTAAAAAAGAAAGGAATGGAGTTCACACCAGGATTTTTTAAATTGGCTTCCGGCCAAATTATCGGCAAACACCAAGGAAAAGAAGGATTCACCATCGGTCAAAGAAAGGGCCTAGGGATTGCATGGAAAAACCCACTTTATGTTTTATCCATTGAAGACGATGGAACTGTGGTACTTGGGGAAGAAGAAGAAACTGTTTCTGAATCTTTTATATTAGAAGAAATTACATACCAAGCACTCACACCTATGGAAGTAGGTGAATCGAAAGATATGAAAGTCCAAATTCGTTATAGGAGTGCACCTGTTCACTGTAAGGTGACTTCTCTAGGGAATACTTGGAAAGTGGATTTTTTAGAAGATGTAAAAAGTGTAACGCCAGGTCAATCCGCAACCTTTTATCCTACTAATGGTGATTATTTATTCGCAGGTGGGATCATACAAAAAGGTTCCATCACAAGAAAGGTGAAAACAAATTTTGTTTTAGAGGCAGAGAGCGTTACCATTTGA
- the proC gene encoding pyrroline-5-carboxylate reductase, with protein sequence MQKKPFEAVGIVGLGKMGGAIATALVKKGTKVYGYDPNIKESPVSGVTLLGTLEAIAEVAELIVIAVKPNLVLPVLKEFSKPKTFVSIAAGISFSQMSEVAPKGSNSVRVMPNLPLVSERGAFAYFCQDPSVSNVERLFDGMGSGIRVSKESLMDAVTGLSGSGPAYVLTFLQAMAEGGLQEGLSYEESLALAMETIEGTLVYFRNLRKENPNLHPMEVRNWVTSPGGTTIHGLDALERGGFSTAVRDAIKRATERSKELGKG encoded by the coding sequence ATGCAAAAGAAACCATTTGAAGCAGTAGGGATTGTGGGTCTTGGAAAGATGGGCGGAGCGATTGCCACTGCCCTTGTTAAAAAAGGAACCAAGGTATACGGGTATGATCCCAACATAAAAGAATCACCAGTTTCTGGTGTCACTCTTTTGGGAACTCTGGAAGCCATTGCGGAAGTTGCGGAGCTCATCGTAATTGCTGTGAAACCCAATCTTGTGCTACCTGTCTTAAAAGAATTTTCGAAACCAAAAACCTTTGTGTCGATTGCTGCAGGAATTTCTTTTTCGCAAATGTCAGAGGTTGCTCCAAAAGGATCAAATTCTGTGAGAGTTATGCCCAATCTTCCCTTAGTTTCTGAACGAGGTGCGTTTGCGTATTTTTGTCAAGATCCTTCCGTATCCAATGTAGAACGTTTGTTTGATGGAATGGGTTCAGGGATTCGTGTCTCTAAAGAATCACTAATGGATGCGGTCACAGGACTATCTGGTTCTGGTCCAGCTTATGTACTCACATTTTTGCAGGCAATGGCAGAAGGTGGTTTGCAAGAGGGACTGAGCTACGAGGAATCTTTGGCTTTGGCAATGGAAACCATCGAAGGAACTCTTGTGTATTTCAGGAATTTGCGTAAAGAAAATCCTAACCTTCATCCTATGGAAGTCCGAAACTGGGTGACGTCTCCTGGTGGAACCACCATTCATGGATTGGATGCATTAGAAAGGGGAGGATTCTCAACCGCCGTTAGAGATGCAATCAAACGAGCGACGGAGAGAAGTAAGGAATTAGGAAAAGGATGA